The proteins below come from a single Acinonyx jubatus isolate Ajub_Pintada_27869175 chromosome A1, VMU_Ajub_asm_v1.0, whole genome shotgun sequence genomic window:
- the LOC106974779 gene encoding olfactory receptor 2T6, producing the protein MVGDNKTCSSDFTLIGLFTHGATSGFLFSIICVVFFMTMIVNGVMIFLIHIDPYLHTPMYFLLSHLSFIDMMYISTIVPKMLVNYLVGKGTISFVACTAQHFLYMGFVGAEFFLLGLMAYDRYVAICNPLRYPVLMSHQVCWMILASSWFGGALDSFLLTPITMSLPFCSSRKINHFFCEAPTMLRLACGDKAAYEMVMYVCCVMMLLIPFSVIIASYARILITVHQMKSAEGKKKAFATCSSHIMVVTLFYGAALYTYMVPQSYHTPIKDKVFSTFYTILTPLLNPLIYSLRNTDVTGAFKRVLARCQGVHGVTREGF; encoded by the coding sequence ATGGTTGGAGACAATAAAACCTGTTCCAGTGACTTCACCCTCATAGGGCTCTTCACTCATGGTGCAACCTCAGGCTTCCTTTTCAGCATAATTTGTGTTGTATTCTTCATGACCATGATAGTTAATGGGGTCATGATCTTCCTGATCCATATAGACCCTTACCTCCATACCCCCATGTACTTCCTGCTCAGCCACCTCTCCTTCATTGACATGATGTACATCTCTACCATTGTGCCCAAGATGCTGGTCAATTATCTTGTGGGTAAGGGGACTATCTCCTTTGTTGCCTGTACAGCCCAGCACTTTCTCTACATGGGCTTTGTGGGGGCTGAATTTTTCCTGCTAGGACTCATGGCttatgaccgctatgtggccatctgcaaCCCGCTTCGCTATCCTGTTCTTATGAGCCACCAGGTCTGTTGGATGATCTTGGCCAGCTCTTGGTTTGGTGGTGCTTTGGACAGCTTCCTCCTCACTCCGATCACCATGAGTCTCCCGTTCTGCAGTTCCCGCAAGATCAATCACTTCTTCTGTGAAGCACCTACCATGCTGAGGCTGGCCTGTGGTGACAAAGCTGCCTATGAAATGGTAATGTATGTTTGCTGTGTCATGATGCTGCTGATCCCCTTCTCTGTGATAATTGCTTCTTATGCCCGAATTCTCATCACAGTGCACCAGATGAAGTCagcagaagggaagaagaaggctTTTGCCACCTGCTCATCACACATAATGGTGGTGACCTTGTTTTATGGGGCCGCCCTGTACACATATATGGTTCCCCAATCCTACCACACACCGATCAAAGACAAGGTCTTCTCCACCTTTTACACCATTCTCACTCCTTTGTTAAATCCTCTCATTTACAGCTTGAGAAACACAGATGTAACCGGGGCCTTTAAAAGGGTCTTGGCAAGATGTCAAGGGGTTCATGGTGTGACACGGGAAGGATTCTGA